The Thioflexithrix psekupsensis genomic interval CTTTGAACGACCGCAGTAGCCACTTCATCTAACGCAGCCATCTGTTGGGAAGATTGGCTTGAAACATGTTCAGCAGCCGCGAGTGTTTGGACAGAAGCGGAGGCAATGTGTTCGGTGTTGCTCACGACGACAGTTAAAATCTCTTTCATCTGTTTAAGAGATTGATTGGTGTTTGTTTTTAATGAAGCAAACTCGCCTTGATAGCTCCCTTCAACATGATGCGTCAAATCACCCACAGACATATTTTTGGTGACTTCTCCCAGTTCTGTGAGTAAGGTAATGAGTGAGTCTAAGCTGCGATTGACATTGGCTTTTAAAGCGCGTAAATCTCCTTCATAAGCCCCGTCAATTCTTTTGTTAAGATTACCTAAAGCCAATTGCTGCATGACTTCAGCCACTTCTGTCAACGGTTTACTTAAAACATCTAATAATTGGTTCATGCCAACAATAAGTGTCCCAAACTCACCCGGATGGCGAGTGGCATCTACTCGCGTTGATAAAGCCCCTTGTTGAGCAGCACTGATCAATTCTGAAGAATCTTTAATTAGCGCATTTAGAATTTGGGTAATGTCTCCTATGGCTTTGGCAATGTAACCCACTTCATCATACCGATCATAATATTCTTTGGTAATGACGACATTGCCATCTGCAACTTGTCTCACAATAGCGGTCAGTCGATTGAGTGGAGAAGAAACAATTTTTTCAAACCAAATCATGAGTAATATGGCTAATACAAAGACGCAAGCACTGGTGCCAACCAGCATGGAGAAACTCAATTCATAGATGCTATCACCTTCATGACTTGCCTCTCTAGCACCTGCGTTATTAAAGTCAACTAATTTCAATAAATTAATAGACATGTCGTTAAATAATACATCTGCCCGATCCAATGCCCGCTCTAACTGAGTAGCCATTGTTGCATTTTCTTGTGCGTCAGTCGTTGTAGAAGTTTTTTTAGCTTTTTGTTCTGCAAGCAAAATGACCTTTTCAACAGCGGTTAAGTATTCGTTGTACAATTTGGAAAATTCTTGTTGGATAACCCGTTCTTCTTCGGTATCAACGGTGGGTTCATATTTTCCCAATTGTTCAGCAATAAAGTTACGTTGAGTTTGAATGGCTTTTTCTTGTTTCATCGCCTCATTTGAGTCTGTTGCGGCAATGAATCTGAACAAAGCAGTATGTAAATCGCTAGTGCCAGTATTTGCTGCGTTAATTGCGATGACAGCAGGTAGCCAAGTTTTTTCTATACCAAAAAGATAGGGTTCGTAGAATCCTTATTTTGTCAGAATCAGAATTTACAGACACAAGAATTTTCAAAATTTATTCTTGCAAGTCATTTATTTTAAACATGTTTTTTATTATTTAATTCTGAAAATCCTAAAATTCTGTAAATTCTGATTCTGACAGAAAAATTTTATGAATGACTTAATTTTGGTATATCTCCGTTGATTTTTGGTTGATTAAATTCATGCGATTCAAGGATAACGCAGTAAATATTATAAATAAAACAGATAATCCTAGAAAAGCAAAACGTAATTTACCTTTAATAGTGATACGATTAATAAAACTGGCTGCGGCTTTTTCGGCATCCTGTGCATCAAACTGAGCTTCATTCGCAATACGAGACGACCACCCTTCTATTAACAGCATGAAAATGAAAAGAATAAGGGCAACAACGATATTAATGGCAACCAGCATCGTTTTCACTTGTGCAAAAATTTCGTCACCACCCCGACTGGTTTTTTCGCCACCTTCTTGGTTTAATTGGACTAATTTTTGAAGTTCGATTTGCAGTGAATTAAATAAAATACTACTCTTTCTCAACTGCTTAGTTGCTTCTTCTTTTTGGTTTCTTTTTGAGTAGTCCAATGCTTCTTGGCTTGCTCGAAAATACTCTTCGTGTTTTTCAAGCGTATTTTGGTAAATTTTCAATTCATTGTCTGAGGAAATCAATGCTTGATATTCCTGCTTTAATGAAGAAAGTTCTCGCATGATACGCTCAATATCTTTCTCTTGTTGTGCGATTTCTTCTGGAACGAGAGACAAGACATGTAACAACTCAGCCATTCGATAATCGCTGATTTTTGCCGCAATGGCGTTAATTCGTACAATGCTGGGTAACCAATTAGTTTCCATTTCAGTGGACTTTTGGTTAAGTACAAACATACGGTTATAAGAGAATATACTCACCATGATAAACAAGGCGATAATACCTAAAAAGGCCAAACGTATTTTAATAAGCGTCGCAGCAGACTGCATGATAATCATTCTCCGTTATTTAATCAGAAGTTTCACTTGAAAAATGTACCCATTTTGTTAAAGAGGATACTAAGGCTCGTTTTATCTTCCATGGAAAGTCAACGAAATCGAGATCAGGTTTCACACGCAATACCCATTTATTTTCTATCGTACAAAAAGCTGCGGCATCGAAAAGTAAATTAGCCATAGCGGGCATAAAAATAAGCGGATGCCATTGATTGTCAGCTAAGGTAGGCTGCAATTCAGCACGATGGACTGCAATTAATACATAACCACATTTAAAAGAAAGTAATAATACCAAAATTAAGTCATTCATAAAATTTTTCTGTCAGAATCAGAATTTACAGAATTTTAGGATTTTCAGAATTAAAAAATAAAAAATCTGTTTAAAATAAACGATTTGCAAGAATAAATTTTGAAAATTCTTGTGTCTGTAAATTCTGATTCTGACAAAATAAGGATTCTACGAACCCTATCTTTTTGGTAAAGTAACTATCAGCGGTTTTCGTATGATCTTGTTGTTCAAAAAATATCGTACAATCAATAACAGGTATTTTATTTTTAATATTTTTTTTGGTGAGTGTGTGATCGTCCAATTCTGCTTTTTCTACGTCCGTTAATATCAACTCCTCTTTTTCCGCGCTGCTTAAAATGCGATCAACCATAACCAAAGGTAAAACACAAATCACGTCACCGCATTGAATACGGACACCTTCACTACTCAATTTGGTGGCTAACTGTGGTAAATTGTCCCAACGAGATTGTGGATTGACCAAGGATAACGTAGAGTAGGTTTCTGGTTTGGCGAAGAATTCTCTGGCGTTGACGACTTCAATAATTTCTCCATTTTCAGTCAAATGCCATAAACTTTTTTGACCTGTAGGGGAAGTGGTCAAATGAAACTGATTTACTTTTTCTAAACGCGACACATGCTCTACAGCCAACACTGAAGGTTCATCTAAACCTCGTATTAAAATAGCTTGGCCTTCTTGATGATCCGTTTTTATACCCAATAAAGTGGCTAAAGAACGCGCAGGTAATAACACATCCTCAATACGAACTGCCCAATCCGCATCAGTATCAAATTTTCGCACAGCAAATAACTCATCAATTCCTTCAATGCGATCCACACTATCTGCCAATAAACCGATGGTATGATGGTTAGAAGAAACGAGTAGAATATAATTATTAAGGTTAAGATTACTTTGTAATTGAGAAAGTGTAGCAATATCTTCTTTTTGTGGTGGAATATAAGCCGTATCGTAACTTTTTATCCAAGGAAATATTTCATCAAA includes:
- a CDS encoding MCP four helix bundle domain-containing protein, which produces MQSAATLIKIRLAFLGIIALFIMVSIFSYNRMFVLNQKSTEMETNWLPSIVRINAIAAKISDYRMAELLHVLSLVPEEIAQQEKDIERIMRELSSLKQEYQALISSDNELKIYQNTLEKHEEYFRASQEALDYSKRNQKEEATKQLRKSSILFNSLQIELQKLVQLNQEGGEKTSRGGDEIFAQVKTMLVAINIVVALILFIFMLLIEGWSSRIANEAQFDAQDAEKAAASFINRITIKGKLRFAFLGLSVLFIIFTALSLNRMNLINQKSTEIYQN
- a CDS encoding chemotaxis protein CheW; protein product: MTYKEQASQWHLALPSTVERTEPILPVVVNNITFGIPLEQVQYVDHASTLTALPLTSPPIEGLIQFNHLPLIQFNLAQVLGFEGKNEGKVVIVKLTSGYLALRVDEVLGFIHFQDGDNKVDADSQIPLLKFDEIFPWIKSYDTAYIPPQKEDIATLSQLQSNLNLNNYILLVSSNHHTIGLLADSVDRIEGIDELFAVRKFDTDADWAVRIEDVLLPARSLATLLGIKTDHQEGQAILIRGLDEPSVLAVEHVSRLEKVNQFHLTTSPTGQKSLWHLTENGEIIEVVNAREFFAKPETYSTLSLVNPQSRWDNLPQLATKLSSEGVRIQCGDVICVLPLVMVDRILSSAEKEELILTDVEKAELDDHTLTKKNIKNKIPVIDCTIFFEQQDHTKTADSYFTKKIGFVESLFCQNQNLQTQEFSKFILANRLF
- a CDS encoding HAMP domain-containing methyl-accepting chemotaxis protein, translating into MEKTWLPAVIAINAANTGTSDLHTALFRFIAATDSNEAMKQEKAIQTQRNFIAEQLGKYEPTVDTEEERVIQQEFSKLYNEYLTAVEKVILLAEQKAKKTSTTTDAQENATMATQLERALDRADVLFNDMSINLLKLVDFNNAGAREASHEGDSIYELSFSMLVGTSACVFVLAILLMIWFEKIVSSPLNRLTAIVRQVADGNVVITKEYYDRYDEVGYIAKAIGDITQILNALIKDSSELISAAQQGALSTRVDATRHPGEFGTLIVGMNQLLDVLSKPLTEVAEVMQQLALGNLNKRIDGAYEGDLRALKANVNRSLDSLITLLTELGEVTKNMSVGDLTHHVEGSYQGEFASLKTNTNQSLKQMKEILTVVVSNTEHIASASVQTLAAAEHVSSQSSQQMAALDEVATAVVQSSAAIGQVAENTTKSGKLASATAELAASGRDQLIKLIEIIEQISEEYKRIEQITTKINRIADKTHLLSLNAGLEAVRAGEHGLGFGFVAQQIGKLAEEASLSARDIGTLITSSSQSVTLSVNTAQQTRIAVEDIAKAAQESGSAVEFISSAITQQSASIEWISEQVSKIQSGGQENAAAAEEISATMLKLADVIRETHTQVQRFKLA